The proteins below come from a single Piscinibacter gummiphilus genomic window:
- the leuC gene encoding 3-isopropylmalate dehydratase large subunit, giving the protein MGRTLYDKIWDEHVVHTEEDGTAVLYIDRHLVHEVTSPQAFEGLDLANRKVWRISANLAVSDHNVPTTDRSHGIADPISRLQVETLDKNCDRVGITQFKMNDKRQGIVHVIGPEQGATLPGMTVVCGDSHTSTHGAFGALAHGIGTSEVEHVLATQTLLARKAKNLLIKVEGTLPKGCGAKDIVLAIIGKIGTAGGTGYTIEFAGSAIRALSMEGRMTVCNMAIEAGARAGLIAVDDTTINYVQGRPFSPTGVVLEQAIAYWRTLHSDADAKFDRVVELDASEIRPQVTWGTSPEMVLSIEDRVPDPDREKDANKRGAIERALTYMALEPNKPIADIRIDKVFIGSCTNSRIEDMREAAAVVKRLGKRIASNVKLALVVPGSGLVKEQAEKEGLDKVFTAAGFEWREPGCSMCLAMNADRLEPGERCASTSNRNFEGRQGAGGRTHLVSPAMAAAAAIEGHFVDVRRIA; this is encoded by the coding sequence ATGGGACGCACGCTGTACGACAAGATCTGGGACGAGCACGTCGTCCACACCGAGGAAGACGGCACCGCCGTCCTCTACATCGACCGCCATCTCGTGCATGAAGTGACGAGCCCGCAGGCGTTCGAGGGCCTGGACCTGGCCAACCGCAAGGTCTGGCGCATCTCGGCCAACCTGGCGGTCAGCGACCACAACGTGCCGACCACCGACCGCTCGCACGGCATCGCCGACCCGATCTCGCGCCTGCAGGTCGAGACGCTCGACAAAAACTGCGACCGTGTCGGCATCACGCAGTTCAAGATGAACGACAAGCGCCAGGGCATCGTCCACGTGATCGGCCCGGAGCAGGGCGCCACGCTGCCGGGCATGACGGTCGTCTGCGGTGATTCCCACACCTCCACGCACGGTGCCTTCGGCGCGCTGGCGCACGGCATCGGCACCAGCGAAGTCGAGCACGTGCTGGCCACGCAGACGCTTCTTGCGCGCAAGGCGAAGAACCTGCTCATCAAGGTGGAAGGCACGCTGCCCAAGGGTTGCGGCGCCAAGGACATCGTGCTGGCCATCATCGGCAAGATCGGCACGGCCGGCGGCACGGGTTACACGATTGAGTTCGCAGGCTCCGCCATCCGTGCGCTCAGCATGGAAGGCCGCATGACGGTGTGCAACATGGCCATCGAGGCGGGTGCGCGCGCCGGCCTAATCGCCGTCGACGACACGACCATCAACTACGTGCAGGGCCGCCCGTTCTCACCCACCGGCGTGGTGCTGGAGCAGGCGATTGCCTACTGGCGCACGCTGCATTCCGATGCCGATGCGAAGTTCGACCGTGTGGTCGAGCTGGACGCCAGCGAGATCCGCCCGCAGGTCACCTGGGGCACCTCGCCGGAGATGGTGCTGTCGATCGAAGACCGCGTGCCCGATCCCGACCGCGAGAAGGACGCGAACAAGCGCGGCGCGATAGAACGTGCGCTGACCTACATGGCGCTCGAGCCCAACAAGCCGATCGCCGACATCCGCATCGACAAGGTCTTCATCGGCTCGTGCACCAACTCGCGCATCGAAGACATGCGCGAAGCGGCGGCCGTGGTGAAGCGCCTGGGCAAGCGCATCGCGTCGAACGTGAAGCTTGCGCTCGTGGTGCCGGGTTCGGGCCTCGTGAAGGAACAGGCCGAAAAGGAAGGGCTGGACAAGGTCTTCACCGCCGCCGGCTTCGAATGGCGCGAGCCGGGCTGCTCGATGTGCTTGGCCATGAACGCCGACCGGCTGGAGCCGGGCGAGCGCTGCGCGTCCACCTCCAACCGAAACTTCGAAGGGCGCCAGGGCGCGGGTGGCCGCACCCACCTCGTGAGCCCGGCGATGGCCGCCGCGGCCGCGATCGAAGGCCACTTCGTCGACGTGCGTCGCATCGCTTAA
- the sdhC gene encoding succinate dehydrogenase, cytochrome b556 subunit: protein MAETTAKQRPGANMRLIEATQYRLPPAAVVSILHRVSGILMFVLLPFVIWLLDKSLTSEVSYSAFTSVFVSGLWVFPAILVKLVVLALIWAYLHHFIAGLRHLWMDATHSVSKEFGRSSALVTLGVSIVLTLALGFKLFF, encoded by the coding sequence ATGGCAGAGACCACAGCGAAGCAAAGACCCGGCGCCAACATGCGCCTCATCGAAGCCACGCAGTACCGGCTTCCCCCGGCGGCCGTGGTGTCGATCCTTCATCGCGTGAGCGGCATTCTGATGTTCGTGCTGCTGCCGTTCGTCATCTGGCTGCTCGACAAGAGCCTCACCTCCGAAGTGAGCTACAGCGCGTTCACGAGCGTCTTCGTGAGCGGCTTGTGGGTCTTCCCGGCCATCCTCGTCAAGCTCGTTGTGCTGGCCCTGATCTGGGCTTACCTGCACCACTTCATCGCCGGCCTGCGCCATCTGTGGATGGACGCCACGCACTCGGTGTCGAAGGAATTCGGCCGCAGTTCCGCGCTCGTGACGCTGGGCGTGAGCATCGTGCTCACACTGGCCCTCGGTTTCAAGCTCTTTTTCTGA
- a CDS encoding succinate dehydrogenase assembly factor 2, protein MQTLIDERALSKLRWRCRRGLLENDLFVERFFKRQGAAITEGQAQGLLALMDLSDNDLLDLLLARKEPEGELQRDEVFEVLRLMRAPTQGIGNH, encoded by the coding sequence ATGCAGACCCTGATCGACGAACGGGCCCTCTCCAAGCTGCGCTGGCGCTGCCGCCGCGGCTTGCTGGAGAACGACCTCTTCGTCGAGCGCTTCTTCAAGCGCCAAGGGGCGGCCATCACCGAAGGGCAGGCCCAGGGCTTGCTCGCGCTGATGGACCTATCGGACAACGACCTGCTGGACCTGCTGCTGGCCCGCAAGGAGCCCGAAGGCGAGTTGCAGCGAGATGAAGTATTCGAAGTGCTCAGGCTGATGCGTGCCCCAACGCAAGGCATTGGCAACCACTGA
- the sdhA gene encoding succinate dehydrogenase flavoprotein subunit — MRASLQLAQAGLNVAVLSKVFPTRSHTVAAQGGIGASLGNMSEDNWHYHFFDTVKGSDWLGDQDAIEFMCREAPKVVYELEHFGMPFDRNPDGTIYQRPFGGHTANYGEKPVQRACAAADRTGHAMLHTLYQQNVKARTHFFVEWMALDLIRDAEGDVVGVTALEMETGDLHILEAKTVLLATGGAGRIFAASTNAFINTGDGLGMAARAGIPLEDMEFWQFHPTGVAGAGVLLTEGCRGEGAILRNSNGERFMERYAPTLKDLAPRDFVSRCMDQEIKEGRGCGPNKDYVVLDMTHLGAETIMKRLPSVFEIGHNFANVDITKEPIPVVPTIHYQMGGIPTNIHGQVVVPKDGNPNAVVNGLYAVGECSCVSVHGANRLGTNSLLDLLVFGRAAGNHIVESGLKAKSHKPLPADAADYTRSRLSKFESSTSGEYAQDVANDIRAAMQQHAGVFRTQSSMDEGVVKIKAIAERVKGIHLADKSKVFNTARIEALEVENLIEAALATMVSAAARKESRGAHTVNDYGDSTEFPNGRNDKVWMKHTLWYSDGNRLDYKPVNLKPLTAESIPPKVRSF, encoded by the coding sequence ATGCGCGCGTCGCTGCAGCTGGCCCAGGCCGGCCTGAACGTGGCCGTGCTGTCCAAGGTCTTCCCGACCCGCTCGCACACCGTCGCCGCGCAAGGCGGCATCGGCGCCTCGCTCGGCAACATGAGCGAAGACAACTGGCACTACCACTTCTTCGACACGGTGAAGGGCTCCGACTGGCTCGGCGACCAGGACGCCATCGAGTTCATGTGCCGTGAAGCGCCGAAGGTCGTCTACGAGCTCGAGCACTTTGGCATGCCGTTCGACCGCAACCCCGACGGCACCATCTACCAGCGCCCGTTCGGCGGCCACACCGCCAACTACGGAGAGAAGCCCGTGCAGCGCGCCTGCGCCGCGGCCGATCGCACCGGCCACGCGATGCTGCACACGCTTTACCAGCAGAACGTCAAGGCCCGCACCCACTTCTTCGTGGAGTGGATGGCGCTCGACCTGATCCGCGACGCCGAGGGCGACGTGGTGGGCGTCACCGCGCTCGAGATGGAAACCGGCGACCTGCACATCCTGGAAGCCAAGACCGTGCTGCTCGCCACGGGCGGAGCAGGGCGCATCTTCGCGGCCAGCACCAATGCCTTCATCAACACCGGCGACGGCCTGGGCATGGCGGCGCGCGCCGGCATCCCGCTGGAAGACATGGAGTTCTGGCAGTTCCACCCGACCGGCGTGGCCGGCGCGGGCGTGCTGCTGACCGAAGGTTGCCGCGGGGAAGGCGCGATCCTGCGCAACAGCAACGGCGAGCGCTTCATGGAGCGTTATGCCCCGACGCTGAAGGACCTGGCACCGCGCGACTTCGTCTCGCGCTGCATGGACCAGGAGATCAAGGAAGGCCGCGGCTGTGGTCCCAACAAGGACTACGTGGTGCTCGACATGACCCATCTGGGCGCCGAGACCATCATGAAGCGCCTGCCGTCGGTCTTCGAGATCGGCCACAACTTCGCCAACGTCGACATCACCAAGGAACCGATCCCGGTGGTGCCGACCATCCACTACCAGATGGGCGGCATCCCGACCAACATTCACGGCCAGGTCGTGGTGCCGAAGGATGGCAACCCCAACGCGGTGGTCAACGGCCTGTACGCGGTGGGCGAATGCTCCTGCGTGAGCGTGCACGGCGCCAACCGGCTCGGCACCAACTCGCTCCTCGACCTGCTGGTGTTCGGCCGCGCGGCCGGCAACCACATCGTCGAGAGCGGCCTCAAGGCCAAGTCGCACAAGCCGCTGCCGGCCGATGCGGCCGACTACACGCGCTCGCGCCTGTCCAAGTTCGAAAGCAGCACCTCCGGCGAATACGCCCAGGACGTCGCCAACGACATCCGCGCGGCCATGCAGCAGCATGCCGGGGTGTTCCGCACCCAGTCGTCGATGGACGAGGGTGTCGTGAAGATCAAGGCCATCGCCGAGCGTGTGAAGGGCATCCACCTGGCCGACAAGTCCAAGGTGTTCAACACCGCCCGCATCGAGGCGCTGGAAGTCGAGAACCTGATCGAGGCGGCGCTGGCCACCATGGTCTCGGCCGCTGCCCGCAAGGAGAGCCGCGGCGCCCACACCGTGAACGACTACGGTGACTCCACCGAATTCCCGAACGGCCGCAACGACAAGGTGTGGATGAAGCACACCCTCTGGTATTCGGATGGCAACCGCCTCGACTACAAGCCGGTGAACCTGAAGCCGCTCACCGCCGAATCGATCCCGCCCAAGGTCCGCTCGTTCTGA
- the gltA gene encoding citrate synthase: protein MTPSDVKATLSFSDGSPAMDLPVYKGTVGPDVIDIRKLYAQTGKFTYDPGFLSTASCQSNITYIDGDKGELLYRGYPIEQLATNCDYLETCYLLLKGELPNATQKDDFVKTVTRHTMVNEQMQFFLRGFRRDAHPMAVMTGLVGALSAFYHDSTDINNPQHREIAAIRLIAKMPTLVAMAYKYGIGQPYIYPRNDLSYAGNFMRMMFATPCEEYEPNDVLVRAMDRIFILHADHEQNASTSTVRLCGSSGTNPFAAIAAGVACLWGPAHGGANEAALNMLEDVQKMGGVEKIGEFIKQVKDKNSGIKLMGFGHRVYKNYDPRAKLMRETCHEVLGALGLQNDPLFKLAMALEKIALEDEYFVARKLYPNVDFYSGIVQRAIGIPVSLFTAIFALARTVGWIAQLNEMISDPEYKIGRPRQLFAGATSRDVKPIAQRA from the coding sequence ATGACCCCCTCCGACGTGAAAGCCACCCTGTCGTTCTCGGACGGCAGCCCCGCCATGGACCTGCCCGTCTACAAGGGCACCGTCGGGCCGGATGTGATCGACATCCGCAAGCTCTACGCCCAGACCGGCAAGTTCACCTACGACCCGGGCTTCCTGTCGACGGCCTCCTGCCAGTCGAACATCACTTACATCGACGGTGACAAGGGCGAGCTGCTGTACCGCGGCTACCCCATCGAGCAACTGGCCACCAACTGCGACTACCTCGAGACCTGCTATCTGCTGCTGAAGGGCGAACTGCCCAACGCCACGCAGAAGGACGACTTCGTGAAGACGGTGACCCGTCACACGATGGTCAACGAGCAGATGCAGTTCTTCCTGCGCGGCTTCCGCCGTGACGCCCACCCGATGGCCGTCATGACGGGCTTGGTGGGCGCGCTGTCGGCCTTCTATCACGACAGCACCGACATCAATAACCCGCAGCACCGCGAGATCGCGGCGATCCGCCTGATCGCCAAGATGCCGACGCTCGTAGCCATGGCCTACAAGTACGGTATCGGCCAGCCTTACATCTACCCGCGCAACGACCTCTCGTACGCCGGCAACTTCATGCGCATGATGTTCGCTACCCCGTGCGAAGAGTACGAGCCGAACGACGTGCTCGTGCGCGCGATGGACCGCATCTTCATCCTGCACGCCGACCACGAGCAGAACGCCTCGACCTCGACCGTGCGTCTGTGCGGCTCGTCTGGCACCAACCCGTTCGCCGCCATCGCGGCCGGCGTGGCCTGCCTGTGGGGCCCCGCCCACGGCGGCGCCAACGAAGCGGCGCTCAACATGCTGGAAGACGTGCAGAAGATGGGCGGCGTCGAGAAGATCGGCGAGTTCATCAAGCAGGTGAAGGACAAGAACTCCGGCATCAAGCTGATGGGCTTCGGCCACCGGGTCTACAAGAACTACGACCCGCGCGCCAAGCTGATGCGCGAGACCTGCCACGAAGTGCTGGGGGCCCTGGGCCTGCAGAACGACCCGCTGTTCAAGCTGGCCATGGCGCTCGAGAAGATCGCGCTGGAAGACGAATACTTCGTCGCCCGCAAGCTCTACCCGAACGTCGACTTCTACTCCGGCATCGTGCAGCGCGCGATCGGCATTCCGGTGAGCCTCTTCACCGCGATCTTTGCGCTGGCCCGCACGGTCGGCTGGATCGCCCAGCTGAACGAGATGATTTCGGACCCCGAGTACAAGATCGGCCGTCCGCGTCAGCTATTCGCCGGTGCCACTTCGCGCGACGTCAAACCCATTGCACAGCGCGCCTAA
- the leuD gene encoding 3-isopropylmalate dehydratase small subunit, with protein sequence MQAFKLHKGLVAPLDRENVDTDAIIPKQFLKSIKKSGFGPNLFDEWRYLDHGEPGQDPSTRKPNPDFVLNQPRYQGASILLTRQNFGCGSSREHAPWALDQYGFRAILAPSYADIFFNNSFKNGLLPIVLPESAINQLFDEVNAFVGYQLTIDLERQVVAKPDGAEIPFEIASFRKYCLINGFDDIGLTLRHADKIKAFEAERLLTKPWLAKTI encoded by the coding sequence ATGCAAGCCTTCAAGCTCCACAAGGGTCTCGTCGCTCCGCTCGACCGCGAGAACGTCGACACCGACGCGATCATTCCGAAGCAGTTCCTGAAGTCGATCAAGAAGTCGGGCTTCGGTCCGAACCTCTTCGACGAATGGCGCTATCTGGACCATGGGGAGCCGGGTCAGGACCCAAGCACCCGCAAGCCGAACCCCGACTTCGTGCTGAATCAGCCGCGTTACCAGGGGGCCTCGATCCTGCTGACGCGTCAGAACTTCGGCTGCGGCTCGTCGCGTGAGCATGCGCCGTGGGCGCTCGACCAGTACGGCTTCCGCGCCATCCTCGCGCCGAGCTACGCCGACATCTTCTTCAACAACAGCTTCAAGAACGGCCTCTTGCCGATCGTGCTGCCCGAGTCGGCGATCAACCAGCTCTTCGACGAGGTGAACGCCTTCGTCGGCTACCAGCTCACGATCGACCTGGAGCGCCAGGTCGTGGCCAAGCCCGATGGCGCTGAGATTCCGTTCGAGATCGCCTCGTTTCGCAAGTACTGCCTCATCAACGGCTTCGATGACATCGGCCTCACGCTGCGCCATGCCGACAAGATCAAGGCGTTCGAGGCCGAGCGCCTGCTGACCAAGCCTTGGCTCGCCAAGACCATCTGA
- the sdhD gene encoding succinate dehydrogenase, hydrophobic membrane anchor protein: protein MTTPNYGSKRTVVGAHYGLRDWLAQRVTAVLMALFTLVLIVQVLLPGRMGYDKWAGIFSSQWMKFLTFVTIVALAYHVWVGIRDVLMDYVKPVGVKLALQVATLVWLVGCAGWAIQVLWRL from the coding sequence ATGACGACTCCGAACTACGGTTCCAAGCGCACGGTGGTCGGTGCGCACTATGGCTTGCGCGACTGGCTCGCGCAGCGCGTCACCGCCGTGCTGATGGCGCTCTTCACGCTGGTGTTGATCGTCCAGGTGCTGCTGCCGGGCCGCATGGGCTACGACAAGTGGGCCGGCATCTTCTCCAGCCAGTGGATGAAGTTCCTGACCTTCGTGACCATCGTCGCGTTGGCCTACCACGTGTGGGTGGGCATCCGTGACGTGCTGATGGACTACGTGAAGCCTGTGGGCGTGAAGCTCGCGTTGCAAGTGGCCACACTGGTGTGGCTGGTGGGCTGTGCCGGCTGGGCCATCCAAGTGCTGTGGAGACTGTGA
- a CDS encoding malate dehydrogenase has product MSKKPVRVAVTGAAGQIGYALLFRIASGEMLGKDQPVILQLLEIPDEKAQKALKGVMMELDDCAFPLLAGMEAHGDAMTAFKDTDYALLVGARPRGPGMERKDLLAANAQIFTAQGKALDKVASRNVKVLVVGNPANTNAYIAMKSAPSLPRENFTAMLRLDHNRAASQIAAKTGKPVSSIEKLAVWGNHSPTMYADYRFATIDGKSVKEMINDDVWNKDTFLPTVGKRGAAIIEARGLSSAASAANAAIDHMRDWALGTNGKWVTMGIPSNGEYGIPKDVMFGYPVTTENGKYKIVEGLPIDAFSQERINLTLKELQEEQDGVKHLL; this is encoded by the coding sequence ATGAGCAAGAAACCCGTCCGTGTTGCCGTCACCGGCGCTGCTGGCCAGATCGGCTATGCCCTGCTGTTCCGTATCGCCTCGGGCGAGATGCTGGGCAAGGACCAGCCGGTCATCCTGCAACTGCTGGAGATCCCCGACGAGAAGGCCCAGAAGGCGCTCAAGGGCGTGATGATGGAACTCGACGACTGCGCCTTCCCGCTGCTGGCCGGCATGGAAGCCCACGGCGACGCGATGACCGCCTTCAAGGACACCGACTACGCCCTGCTCGTCGGCGCCCGCCCCCGCGGCCCCGGCATGGAGCGCAAAGACCTGCTCGCTGCCAACGCCCAGATCTTCACTGCCCAGGGCAAGGCTCTCGACAAGGTGGCTTCGCGCAACGTCAAGGTGCTGGTCGTTGGCAACCCCGCCAACACCAATGCCTACATCGCGATGAAGAGCGCCCCCAGCCTGCCGCGTGAGAACTTCACCGCCATGCTGCGCCTCGACCACAACCGCGCCGCCTCGCAGATCGCCGCCAAGACCGGCAAGCCGGTCTCGTCGATCGAGAAGCTGGCCGTGTGGGGCAACCACTCGCCGACGATGTACGCCGACTACCGCTTCGCCACCATCGACGGCAAGTCGGTCAAGGAGATGATCAACGACGACGTGTGGAACAAGGACACCTTCCTGCCCACCGTCGGCAAGCGCGGCGCCGCCATCATCGAAGCCCGCGGCCTGTCGTCGGCTGCTTCGGCTGCCAACGCCGCCATCGACCACATGCGCGACTGGGCCCTGGGCACCAACGGCAAGTGGGTCACGATGGGCATCCCGTCGAACGGCGAATACGGCATCCCGAAGGACGTGATGTTCGGCTACCCGGTCACCACCGAGAACGGCAAGTACAAGATCGTCGAAGGCCTGCCGATCGACGCCTTCAGCCAGGAGCGCATCAACCTGACGCTCAAGGAACTGCAGGAAGAGCAGGACGGCGTGAAGCACCTGCTCTGA
- a CDS encoding GntR family transcriptional regulator has translation MATSTSAPVAVRPAEGEADGPAFSPLYQQIKSLLTRSLQSGEWKPGEAIPSEMELAARFKVSQGTVRKAIDALADENLVVRRQGKGTFVATHAEEKIQYRFLRLMPDDGQPGGAQRRFIDCRRMRAPADVARALELKAGDMAVQVRRVLHFHGSPVVLDDIWLNGTLFKGLTAERLSEYQGPMYGLFETEFGVRMIRAEEQLRAVAADAGAAELLQVPLGAPLLSVERLSRTYGDKPVELRRGLYNTQAHYYRNELS, from the coding sequence ATGGCCACGTCGACGTCCGCCCCTGTTGCTGTCCGCCCTGCGGAAGGCGAGGCCGACGGCCCGGCGTTCAGCCCCCTCTACCAGCAGATCAAGTCGCTCCTGACCCGCAGCCTTCAGAGCGGCGAGTGGAAGCCGGGCGAGGCCATCCCGAGCGAGATGGAGCTGGCGGCCCGCTTCAAGGTGAGCCAGGGCACGGTGCGCAAGGCCATCGACGCCTTGGCCGACGAAAACCTCGTGGTGCGGCGCCAGGGCAAGGGGACTTTCGTGGCCACGCACGCCGAGGAGAAGATCCAGTACCGCTTCCTGCGGCTGATGCCCGACGATGGCCAGCCCGGTGGCGCGCAGCGGCGCTTCATCGACTGCCGCCGCATGCGTGCGCCAGCCGACGTGGCCCGTGCGCTCGAGTTGAAGGCGGGCGACATGGCCGTGCAGGTGCGTCGCGTTCTGCACTTCCACGGCTCGCCGGTGGTGCTGGACGACATCTGGCTCAACGGCACCCTCTTCAAGGGCCTCACCGCCGAACGCCTGAGCGAATACCAGGGGCCGATGTATGGCCTCTTCGAGACGGAATTCGGCGTGCGCATGATCCGCGCCGAAGAGCAGTTGCGTGCGGTGGCCGCCGATGCCGGCGCCGCCGAGCTGTTGCAAGTCCCGCTGGGCGCACCCTTGCTCAGCGTGGAGCGGCTGTCGCGCACCTATGGCGACAAGCCGGTGGAGCTGCGCCGTGGGCTGTACAACACCCAGGCGCATTACTACCGGAATGAATTGAGCTAG
- a CDS encoding succinate dehydrogenase iron-sulfur subunit, whose translation MTKRTFQIYRYDPDTDAKPRMQTIEVELDGSERMLLDALMKLKAVDPSLSFRRSCREGVCGSDAMNINGKNGLACLTNMRTLPDVVILKPLPGLPVIRDLIVDMTQFFTQYNSIKPYLVNDTMPPEKERLQSPEEREELNGLYECILCASCSTSCPSFWWNPDKFVGPAGLLQAYRFIADSRDQATGERLDNLEDPYRLFRCHTIMNCVDVCPKGLNPTKAIGKIKELMVRRAV comes from the coding sequence ATGACGAAGAGAACTTTCCAGATCTACCGCTACGACCCCGACACCGACGCAAAGCCGCGCATGCAGACGATCGAGGTCGAACTCGACGGCTCCGAGCGCATGCTGCTCGACGCGCTGATGAAGCTGAAGGCAGTCGACCCGTCGTTGAGCTTCCGCCGCTCGTGCCGCGAAGGCGTGTGCGGGTCCGACGCGATGAACATCAATGGCAAGAACGGCCTGGCCTGCCTGACCAACATGCGCACGCTGCCGGATGTCGTGATCCTTAAGCCGCTGCCCGGCCTGCCGGTCATCCGTGACCTGATCGTCGACATGACGCAGTTCTTCACCCAGTACAACTCGATCAAGCCGTACCTGGTGAACGACACCATGCCGCCCGAGAAGGAGCGCCTGCAGTCGCCGGAAGAGCGCGAAGAGCTCAACGGCCTCTATGAGTGCATCCTGTGCGCGAGCTGCTCCACCAGTTGCCCGAGTTTCTGGTGGAACCCCGACAAGTTCGTGGGCCCGGCCGGCCTGCTGCAGGCCTACCGCTTCATCGCCGACAGCCGCGACCAGGCCACAGGCGAGCGTCTCGACAACCTTGAAGACCCGTACCGCCTGTTCCGCTGCCACACCATCATGAACTGCGTCGACGTCTGCCCCAAGGGCCTGAACCCGACCAAGGCGATCGGCAAGATCAAGGAATTGATGGTTCGCCGCGCCGTTTGA